TATACGTAGGCCAACAAAACTTAAGTAGATGCATTCATTGTGGCTAATGCACTTTTttgattataaaaatattatttttcatgtatTAAATGATCATTGTTCGGATTACAAGTAGATCTCGACTACTATTCATGCTTGCGATTgtcttataattttatgataaattttcagACCATGTAACATATCTTATTCGAGAGTTACTATATTTTGAAGTTGCTTCTATTAACCACCAATTTTGCTAATAATACTAATTTTAGCAATAAACGAAAGATACACAATTAGTAAGATAATCGTGCAAACAATCATTCCGAAGGCAACATGCAACAATACCATGATAAAAGTGTCAATAAATCTAGATAATAATTTAACAACAAAGTCATTTATCAAATATGTGACATGCAAGATCATGTTGTTAAGAAATATCATCACTTATAAATTGTTATTCCATAATGTTTCAACTTCGGTACACACCTTATTCTATATATCTTGCTATACCATATGATTTTCATTACTATCATCACGTGCTCATTTTGTTGCTTAATCCTTTCAATATTTATCAAATtggcttattgattttgatgcttcTTATCATGTCATGTATGACTTAAATAATTTATCCATTTATTTAGATTATGATGGTTTAGATGATATCATAATTAGAAATTATAAATGTGTTAAAGTAACTCATATTGGTTCTATAAATATTCTCTCTTTCTCTAAATCTTTATTTTATGATGTTCTTAGTGCTAGAAAAACCTAagctttatttttaaattatattattttaaaatattttattaaattcttACACTCtttgtttattataaaaaaattcatcaCAATGATACATCTAAATAGAGATTGAATTTATAAGTTGTCAACTATTGCATCTCAAACCAAATTCATGTTTGTTTTAGCCTCCCAGCTCCATTTTGACATAATGATTTATGACATCTTTCTTTTAAGGTtctaaattatattatttatttttataatttacctTCATCATTATTATCTTGTCATCCTTGTGGATATAATTTatgtaaatataataaaatgcacAAGTTTTAATTTTCTACATCCTCACTCACAAGTAATTCACCTCTTAAATTTATATATTCTGATATTTGAGGTCCTtcactaatataattttataatggatTTAACTATCatcttattttttatcatttcacAAAGTATATATTGTTATTTCtcatgaagaaaatatataaaatacttatgattttttttaagttCAAGCTTATTATTGAAAAGTTTTTTTCAATGATCTATTATTTCATTTTATTTAGATAGTGACGATGAATTTCAAAGCCTTTGTCAAATCTCTCATTTTCTTACTCTTCATATATTCATAAACTTAATAGAACCGTTAAACATAATAGGACTTTGGAATGTTGTTATCAGCACATCGTCCAAATTGATCTTATACTCTTTACTCAAGCGTTATTACTTCTTTGATTatgatctcatatatatatatcatataaattTATCTTATTAATCATATACCGACTTCAATTCTTGACATGgtttcaccatttgaaaaattatttagatttatttctaacaatagtaaattatatatttttgagtGTCTGAgttatttatatttatagttaAAACTTTATATTCATAACAAACTAGAAGCCCGATCAAAActatatatttttcttagatattctaCTAATTAAAGtgtttttaaatattttgattcatcaaccaaaagaatttttatttctcattaattttataaaatttatttttctttataaattaCTTGGCTCTCTTTTACCTAGATTAACTTCTAATAACTTTGTTATCCAATTGTTTTATGAGAATCACACATTAAGAGAATTTATAGTAAAATTTGATTTCAGTGtctcttattttaattttttttttgtctaacaTACCCTATACTAATTCAATTACTATATCTAAAAATAAAACCTTGAAACCAAATaaacctttttatttttataaaataatcaaaaaaattatttgtttgGATAGGAAACGActgaattaaaattaaaattttaattttgagtttcgataagaaatgtctgaattaaaattatttatttttaaatattcattaattaatgacaaaaaaaaagaaaaggattaaAGGTGGGCTGGAAAAGGAGCCTGCCAGCCTTGCTTAAAGCCAGGCTGCATCCACCAATTAAAACTCTCAAAAATAATAATTCGAGGAAAATAAGAGGGCGGATTCCGACCGACCGCGCCGCTTATTTCAGACAAGCTTCCCTTCATCAGGCGCGAGACCGTCCAACCCAAAAATTACGTTACTCATCAACCTACCTATTTAGTGATTGGATCTCAGGGCGAACAAGTGGGTCCCTTCCCGTTTGCAATCCAATAATAACACGTTAACGACACAGTGGGTATTGAAGGTATCGCGTCGACGAATCGCTGGCTCATTTATTTTAATCGATGAATTTTGTGGGTACTTATCAATTGTCACCTACAAATGCACCCGTTTGTGATTGCAATTCTCTTGGACCCCGACGAGATCTAATCAAATGGAACTTGAAGGTGGGTCGGgtaaatttgattctttggtgaAGTATTCGCTCAATTGATTAAATTTTATCATTAAGCCTATAAATATCTGCCGCATCGCTTCGACTCATCCCTCTAATTCTATTTACCCCCATAACCCCCGAACTAGGGTTTTCCCTTGCCTTCTCATCTtgggaaagaagaggaagaaggagaagcggcGGCGGCAGAGGAGAGCGAGGATGAGCAAGGACAAGCAACAGGACAGCGTCAATCTTGCCGATCTCGGTGCCGGTCGTCCCCTCCCCTGAAACCCTCTTTCTTCTgttcgatctctctctctctctctctctctgcgttgTCTCGTATTTCTGTATGATTCTTACGCCGGAGCCTGATCGATGTGTAGCTCTTAGCGAGGAGGATAGAGCCGGTCTCGTCAATGCTCTGAAGGTGCGATCATGGGCCTTCCttatagtagataagatttttgTTTGACGTGTTCTCATGGGTGCTCTCTTGGGCCGCAGAACAAGCTCCAGAGTCTTGCGGGGAAGCATACAGATGTCTTGGAAACGCTCAGACCGGCGGTCAGGAAGCGCGTCGACGTGTTGAGGGAGATCCAGGTTTGTCTTGTTATTCGACACTCAAGTTCTCATAGTCGCTTTGTGGATCTTGTTGTGCTATGATACTTTCTTGTGTTTTACGTTATTCTGTTGGCGGAATCTTATTTGGGCACTTGGTTGGCGCTTGTTGAGTATTACGATTCCTTGTATCTTCTGTATTCTAATTTCGAGTAGATATTTGACTGTCAGttgtatgttgaagatttgaattcACTAAATTAAACTATAACGTGTTTAAGAAGGCGGACATGATCGATCGAGCGAATCTGATCTGCTCTGCTCTGTCTTTGCTGGTTCGGATCATTTTAGTACGCCAATGCTAGTCATTGAGagggaagattctcattctattTAAGGCCCTATAGTCTAATTTTGtagtatataaatttttaatggattttaagtttttaaccaccatgtttacttgtggatgacTTTTCTATTTGTTATTTCAAGTTGTTCAATCTGCTAACCTGTTCTACAATTTGTTGTCAGTTGTGAGAAGTTAGTCAGCATTTATCTCTCCATAGAGGAacgattttcataaaaatataactGTGTTATTTAGTAATTTATCTTGATCGGCAATGTACTGAAGCCTTCTATATCTATTTGTTATGAAGTGTGAGATAATGCACAAACAAAAAGATTTCTTCACGGAGTTGTATATTGAGACACATTTCTTCTTTGAGAAATCATCTTTTTTCCCTTCAAGAGGTTAAGGGAATATTTCTGTTCTTTTTTTGCTTTGCATACATTACATGAATAAGGAGGGACAAGCAATTCCGTGGTTGTAACAGATATTGAGTACAATAATTGTACAATCACATACACTATGTCATTCTTTTTTTTGTCTTCACTCCATCTCAgtgtccctcttcttcttcccctctggCTCATCCCATcttttcattcttcttttttggttTGTTAAATCAGCTAGGATTGATCAAAATCAGCAATTTCAGATAAATCTGGTCTATTTTTGCTAATTTCATCGATTTCTGACTACAAACCTATTATATTTCTGACCATAAGTCCTACAAATCATAATCTTATCTGTCTTAGGTGACATCGAAATGGGCATGATGTATCATATCAGAAATGCTTTTCGCGTGTATGCTTCTTATTTCCACCGCAGTCATGTTGACTCCATTCCTCATTTTCCATAGGTGTAAAGATCATCACCTCTGTACATGTCTGATCAGACTATATATTCTACCTTCTCCAGATTTCTTGCCAATTAGGAGTATTTGGCCCATATCATGGTACTTCTTGTGtcaatataaaattatcttaagaTAGTGTTGCTCCCTTCAAACATCAAAATTATGGATATACATACAttcatgaatgctgatttttcttGTCATTTATAGATTGTTTTTAGACTTTCACAAATATGAAATTGTATTAACATCtatgttttttattttctagagccaacatgatgaacttgaggcaAAATTTTTTGAGGAGAGGGCTGCACTTGAAGCTAAATACCAGAAACTTTATGAGCCATTGTATGTGAAGGTATATGATTAGTAACTGATGATTTTTCAGTGAACTCTGGATATAAGCTTCCATGGGGAAGCTTAATGCTTATGTTTTTTTCACTCTTGTTTGGCCTTTTACTTCTTTTACTGAGGTTACAAATTATGACTATTCTTATAACATCCTTTCCACTTGGAGTGAACAGAGGTATGAGATTGTAAATGGTGTAGTCGAAGTTGAAGGTGTTAAAGACGAACCCACAGAAGAAACCCCTTCTGAGGATAAAGCTAGTGAAGGTATTTTTAGACACCTTCGATgctttaatgttttttttttcctccagTAAGTGTGTATTATTTTTGAATGCTTATTATGTTTCTTCTCGCCTCAGAAAAAGGTGTGCCTGGATTTTGGCTCACTGCTATGAAAACAAATGAAGTGTTAGCTGAGGAGGTAACAGAGTCTAAAATAGTtcccttttttcttttctcttatttttagcaTTGTCAGGTACATTAGTTTTTGTTTTGTACAGATTCAAGAGCGTGATGAGGAAGCTCTGAAGTATCTAAAGGATATAAAGTGGTGCAGAATTGATGATCCCAAGGGTTTTAAACTTGAATTTTTCTTCGATCCTAACCCTTATTTTAAGAACACTGTTCTGACAAAAACATATCACATGATCGATGAAGATGAACCAATCTTAGAGAAAGCTATCGGGTAAAATTTCTTTTAATTAGCATTGACTTACTActggattttctcaaattgttgGCTTTTCTTTGTAGGACGGAGATCGAGTGGTTTCCAGGGAAGTGCTTGACTCAAAAGATACTTAAAAAGAAGCCAAAGAAGGGTTCAAAAAATGCTAAGCCTATAACAAAAACTGAAGATTGTGAgagtttttttaacttttttaatcCACCAGAAGTACCTGATGATGATGCAGATATCGATGAAGAGACTGTAAGAATTTATCCCTTAAAAAAATTGTTGGAGAaaattttaattaagtaaaagCACATCTAACCTCATTGTCATTCTTTTGACAGGCTGAGCAATTACAGAGTCAGATGGAAGTCGATTACGATATTGGGTAAGGCttatctgtttagtttagctgttTAGTGGTTCTTCGCGCTGTGAATAAAATAGATAAATCTCTTTGATGAGTGTGTCCATAATTCTTGAAGGCAGAAGTTACCAGTGTTATTCAAGAACATCTTGAGCAGTAGGCAGTTGTTGTGTTGCTTGGCCTGGACCAGTTATTATAAATTGTCATTCTACATTCTCTTGTCAAGTTCCTGGTTGGTGGCATATTGAGCCAGTAAAATTGTTGATCTGCAGGTCCACAATC
This DNA window, taken from Musa acuminata AAA Group cultivar baxijiao chromosome BXJ3-7, Cavendish_Baxijiao_AAA, whole genome shotgun sequence, encodes the following:
- the LOC135643707 gene encoding nucleosome assembly protein 1;2-like isoform X1 — encoded protein: MSKDKQQDSVNLADLGAALSEEDRAGLVNALKNKLQSLAGKHTDVLETLRPAVRKRVDVLREIQSQHDELEAKFFEERAALEAKYQKLYEPLYVKRYEIVNGVVEVEGVKDEPTEETPSEDKASEEKGVPGFWLTAMKTNEVLAEEIQERDEEALKYLKDIKWCRIDDPKGFKLEFFFDPNPYFKNTVLTKTYHMIDEDEPILEKAIGTEIEWFPGKCLTQKILKKKPKKGSKNAKPITKTEDCESFFNFFNPPEVPDDDADIDEETAEQLQSQMEVDYDIGSTIKDKIIPHAVSWFTGEAVQDDDELEIEEEDDEEEDDDEEEEEDEDDDDDEDEDEDEEEQTKTKKKSATGHKKSGGEQADRPAECKQQ
- the LOC135643707 gene encoding nucleosome assembly protein 1;2-like isoform X2, with the translated sequence MSKDKQQDSVNLADLALSEEDRAGLVNALKNKLQSLAGKHTDVLETLRPAVRKRVDVLREIQSQHDELEAKFFEERAALEAKYQKLYEPLYVKRYEIVNGVVEVEGVKDEPTEETPSEDKASEEKGVPGFWLTAMKTNEVLAEEIQERDEEALKYLKDIKWCRIDDPKGFKLEFFFDPNPYFKNTVLTKTYHMIDEDEPILEKAIGTEIEWFPGKCLTQKILKKKPKKGSKNAKPITKTEDCESFFNFFNPPEVPDDDADIDEETAEQLQSQMEVDYDIGSTIKDKIIPHAVSWFTGEAVQDDDELEIEEEDDEEEDDDEEEEEDEDDDDDEDEDEDEEEQTKTKKKSATGHKKSGGEQADRPAECKQQ